AACATCTGCTCTCTGTTTGCTATGTCACCTGCAGAATCTAAACTCATGAGTTATATTCAAATTATAACTCATGCAGTCGAcatttagcctagccgcgctagacaacccacggcaacgaattttattctctgccagggtgggtctagttaccctccataaagctcgaggctggattctcctaaaactggccggaccaatcaccatgaagtgttgagtcagaaggcgggcgtaacgaagtgacgtcagaggcgtgacgattctgacagaaacaaccagcgcacaataaacagttatctttcgactcggctttggccacagcccttaaagatttgaagctaaaattcaacttgaaagataaacaaaggacggcactgaagtgtttcattgagaagaaagacgtatttggacttatgccaacgggatatggcaaatccttaatataccagttggctctgctggttgggaagctaatgggacttagccacaatccgccggtgctctcggaactacgtcagcctattcattgcgttgattggttgtatacttacccaattgctgcagagggatttgatagacaaccttttagcccgcctccctccctgtcgagcttccctagacccttgtgccgtcagaaacgtgggcgtagcatggctaggctagtcgACATTGGCTTTGGAGACCAAAACTGTTATTTATATCaggctgtaaatgtgtttatttttgctttaaatttaaatattttaacatggaggcGGATGGAGATTGACTCATTTTAGAATCAGCCTCAAGAGGTCATTTCAGGAACTGCAATTGGAGTCATTTTTCAGACTCTGAGGTACTACATTTCTGCACGTTTCCTTCATGCGTTAAGCGAACATGGcggtttgtttgtgtctcatgtcCAAGTCAAGAAACGCCTCAGTGTGATCCAGTTCCCCTGATTGGCCTCCAGCCACAGAATCAGCCTCGTCTCATCCGCTCTAATGACTCCTTAAGATGTGACGCTTGGATCTGGGTCCATGTTGACACGTTTACTTCCCGTCTACAGAGACTCACCTGGACCTGAGCCCGCTGCCGGCCTTAAGCCCCGCAGAGCTCCGAGCTCACAGATCGGGCAGCCGGCGCTCAGCGTGGGGCTGCAGTTTGATCCGTGGGTTTATTGGAGCACAGGAATATGGACACAAAGGCTTATCTCTGTACACAGTCGGTGTGTCTGAAACAAtgcaggatggatggattaacaCGTTTGCACAGTAATCCTCAACATATACTGGGATGTAACAGCAAAGGGCTCAGTGGcagaattttatttgttttgcattcAGGCGACTAAACTGTGACGTGGTGTTGAAtcgagatgctgctgctgtctgataaACGGAGCGAGAACGTGCTAATAAAGTTAACTGTGATGGGAAGCAGATCTGTTGGTTTTGAAGACGGGTGGAATTCAGACAGTCAGCAGGAGCAGAAACATTCAGATCATGGCTTTAATCAGCGATGCTAATTGATACGTGGAGGGATCGCACGCGCTTTCTTTAATATGCATGATGctaaactgaatatttcatttGAATATGGGGGTTGGGCTCATTAATTCAGGGTTTGAGGGAAAATTCGGAGCATCAAACgctttttctcctctcctctcaatTTATTCCTTTATGTTACAGTGAAAATGTCTATTCATGCCAAGGAAAAATCCAAAAGTCCAGAATATAAGTGATGAATATAAGTCAATTTTCCACAATAGATTGAGCAGTTATATGAGCTCAGAGTTCATATTTACACCTGGTGgagtagaaaaacaacaacaaaagacccgccttagctggaggcaaatttaaaatttccatgattttaggtgttttttgaGAGCATTTTTTCCGCAAAcgaaacaaaaccagacatgTTTCAGGCTGAAAAATTACCAGCAGGTTATTAAATAACAATAGAAAGTCTTTTGGTTAAAGAGCCCTACAGTCAGCCAGAACTTAAATCATTTCcaataataaaatgtatttctcaGCAGTTTAGATGATTAGCTGAGTCATTAATGAATTAAattagtttattatttttgttattattattattagtagtagtattttAATTGTATATCCGGACAGTTAtgtatatataccgggctttgcaaaagttttgttacactcggtttcgtgatctttagagacgtttacatgtcggagtgaaaaattccattaaataaactgaaagttctaccttataggcaggtgtccttaatgcaaattttttctccggtgaagttgtatcaagatggaagtcaaaagagttgagatatctgctctcctttgtgctgaacatcagccggatgaccgtccacagagttgcggagaggctaaagaatggtgaagatctttcaggtcttcaccattcttgaaagatcactgaaagatcttcaccattcttgagcctctccacgactctgtggacggtcatccggctgatgttcagctgcttggctctgtcagacttgttgtggccagcatgaaggagagcagatatctccaCTAATATTCTAATATATATGTGTATAGAAACTGTTGTTGCATGTCGCTGTAAATCtgctgatgttcattttgtggcCGTCTGTGTTGCAGATGAGAACAATGTCTGATGAGACagaacagagaatgtgtgacgaGGAGTTCGGCTCGGACGAGGAGGGCGAGGAGGCCGACGTGGAGTCATACCTGGAGGACAACAGCAGCGAGCTGATGGACCGACTCCGAGAGCTGGAGGTCAGGAAGCTGCAAGAACCCCCGAGAAAACTGGAGCTCATGTCTGACAGATGTTCACCGCTGCAGCTGGCTATCGAGTAGTCATATGTGCCCAATAAATGCTACGattatattaatatttcatgtgattttaatgtttcatttcttcattttgcaGGCAGAGAATTCGGCTCTGATGTTGGCTAATGAGAGTCAGAGGGAAGCTTATGAGAGATGCTTGGATGAGGTGAGTTCATGTCAATCTGCTCTGTGAACTCGTTGTAGAGACAGAAACTCATGTAAATAAGAATTTACATACGACAAATATCGCTTAATTTAGCGCAGCAGTCCCCAACAACCGGGCCTCACAGaaggaacaaaaacattttgtttttcattgaatTTTCCTGTCACTTCCGTCTGTGCTTGTTTCCCGGACTTTGCCAATGTCACTGCCtccaaaatacataaaaataaacttctCTGGAGAGCTTctttgaaaacagaagaaaaattaaatacacattcggcaataaaaaataattttgttagtttagaatgcattttttaaatataaaaaactgTTATTATTTGTTATGTGTGAGATGACCGTCTTGCTTGAAACCAATTTGTGGTGCATAAAAGGTTGAGGAGTGCTGATTTGGTGTATGAAAGGGTTTTTCCaaaactggaggacatttgggcgtcaaactttttaaaaaataaaccctcTCCTttacaatttaaataaaattttaacctttttatttgagattcaatttggtcatcggGGGTGGGacgagaaaaatgacattttaagggGAAATCCAGACaatcttttctcctagttttttaaGATTTGGAGAAGTACATttgcacaacaactgcatgtgtTAGTGTTTTGTACGTGGATTATTTGACGTTTGATGgggggacgtaaaatgtcctccaatcctggaatgacccaaaagTAAACGCGCACTCCAAAGTTGCAGAAAGTGAAATCAAGGGATTGTAAGATCCAAGAAGTGCTAAAAAATACTTAGATTATGCTGGGATATGCAAATAATCGCCTTTGAATGTACAAGATTACATACTATGTGATGAAATGTGCAGAAGTTTGATAATAATCCCGTTTACCACCCATTAAATGTCCTCTTGTGTCCTCAGGTGGCAAACCACGTGGTCCAAGCTCTGCTCAATCAGAAGGTAGCATGAAGCTGCATCTGTGTTTGGATTTCCTTTGATTTGACATCGTAGATGGAAGTGCTTCATTAGATCTATGTGTTGGTCTCTGAACAGGATCTGAGGGAGGAGTGCATCAAGCTGAAGATGTTGGTGTTCGACCTGGAGAGACAGAACCGAGCGCTTTGTGAGCTTTTTCAGCAGAAGCTGCCAAACCATCCGACCGCTCACTACCAGGTAAGACTGCAGTCCTGCATGTTTTTAGATATTCAGCTCAGAGAGGGGAGGAAAAGTCAGACTGAAGAGAGGTAGCTGTGCAGCAGTGTCAGAATAgcaagaaggaggaggaggaggaggaggagtagaagaagaaggtgaaaaggaggaggaggagtacaagaaggaggagaagaaaaaagaggaataaTAGAAGGAGAAGTTGAAAAAggagaagatgatgatgatgaaaaggAGTAGAAGGAGAAGGAGtatgagaagaaaaagaggatgAGAAGGAGtacaagaagaaagaaaagaaggagaagaagaacgAGGAGTAGAAGAAGGTGAAAGAGAAGAATTATGAGGAGTAgaagcagaaaatgaagaagaagatgatgaacaaggaggaaaggaggaggaaTACGAGAAGGAGGACAAGAAGAAGGTAAAGAAGGAGAATAAGAACGAGGAGTAGACgtagaaggagaagaaaatttttgtattatttggtATAGATACAGTTAAAGCTGATCATGttgggttctatttaaactaCTTTACCTGCTGGGTAATTCAATCTGTCACTGTAAATACTGTGTGAGTGCAGAGCTCTGATTCTAAAGAAAACATGACGCtgctaatttatttttcatctcaACCTCATTCTTTCACTCAGTAATGGATCCCTCTCTGCTGTACATTGTTGCTGCAGATGCCAGGACAATGCAGCTCCtggttgtctgtctgtacaATAGTCTGCAGTGTGTACGGCGGCCTGATAATTGCCTCATGAATCTCCTGTTACAGGTCCAGGCGGGACCCCTCCCAGAATACAATGCACAGCTGCACAATGACTCGGCCAAACAGGTGGAGCCTGCACAGACCGAAGCACAAGCCAAGGTGAGGTTTATGTCGCTTTAAGTCGGAGTTTCAGACTGAGTCACCTCAGTTTCACCTCAGGAATCTGGTCTGGGATCTGGGTTTAGGAGTTTACACATCCAGTCTGAAGCCTCCCTGataatatcaaacatgtttggtatttcagaatcagaaatgcTTCATTAATCCCTGAGGGGGAATTATTTAGGTTACAGTGAACAGTACAAAATATATCGTTAAACCTAAGTAGAAAAACATGTCCTAAAAATTAAACACTATaaacataaatgtaaaatgtgcatgaAAAACAGTAAGTATATACAGCTAACATTACAAGACaacagttttgaaaatattttatgatTATGGGGGGTGGCTTTCCTATTTTTACACATATgtattgctaaaaaaaaagtttttatttattattgatattattaGACTAACCTCCACATGACTGTCATTCTAGTAAATAAAAGTTTGTTTATGCATTTTCTTATAAAATTAAAGAACACAGGCATGTTAAGGCTTGTGCAGTCATATGGAAATCACCTGACCTGAAACCACTTCTTTTGACTTTATAGGACTAGTGCAATGATTTTAATACTATTTAAAGATTTGTAAGGTCACTAAGATCGAAGAAAAGATAGAAAATTGCACCAGTCTAACCAAAATATGAAGTTTCTCCCCATTTGCACAATGTCACCTGATTTCAAAATCTGTAGTGTGAGCTGGGCCTTATCAAACTGTAAGTAGAAACAGAGCTATTGTATCATAGCCTGTGAATGAACAATCTCCTCTTGTGTGTGACGTCAGCGCTGCTCTGacatttactgtgttttcagctattgtgcttttaaaaataacctTGCTGCTAATCTCCCCAGCACTCATTTCCTGCATGCATGCACTCAAAGGTCTTGATGAAGTGAATTGTTTGTTCGGCACTGAATAGTTTGTTGATGTTGCTCTTTCTCGTCCACAGGGAAATGGCTACCGCACACAGCACGCCTCCCCGGGCCCTCGAGGCCCCGCCACCTCCATGGAGGCCCTGTCCCCCTTCTTCAAGAAGAAAGCACACATCCTGGAGGTCCTACGGAAGATGGAGGAGACTGACCCCCTCAAGTTCCACCCATCCACCACGAGCTTGTCTTTCTGCGACTACAGCCAGGTGCTCATGTCCACGGAGGCTGTTCTGGCCACCGCCGACCCCCTACCGCTACAGTGCAAATCCCaccacacacactgtcactgCTCCTGCTCGGACGCCGACACACACCAGCACGTCAACGGTGACGGGGCGGTGAAGTGTGAAGGAGGGAACACCTGCTGTTTACACTGCAAGAGGAGCCCGGACAGCCCTCCAAAGCCATGCAACCATGTCTGTAGTCCCTCGAAAGCCACCCAGAGCCACGTAGTTCCTGCAGCTGCTATGAGCGAATGTCACAGTAAGACCAGAACAGGAGAGTCTGTAGCCCCGTCGAAACAATGCACCAAGAATGAAGCCCACCAGCAACCAACAGGCGCCGCCGGCCACTCATCAATCACAGAAGCTGAGGTGATGGCAGCAGGACAGGAAAACTCTGAGAGCAGTCTGAACGCTACTGCCTCCGAGGAGCTCACTGGTTTCTGTGCCAGTTCTGTTAGGGAGAACCAGCCGATGTCCCACTGTGACACAGATTCAGGCAGCGGTGCCCATAATGGCCTCTCTGCTCTGAACGACTCCTCAGCCGTCCCCGAGAAAGACGACATCGACCAGGAGGCTTCATCTGTGAGAGCCGGCGCCTCTGTCAGCCCCAGCCCCTCCTGTCTCAGCGATGTCAAAGCCGCCGCCATTAACTCGCCATCCAAGCTGCTCAAGTTCCTGAAGATTCCTTCGATAGGCGAGAAGTCCCAGGCTTCGACCTCCGCTGTCCGTCTGAGCCCCCAGCTTACCCGCAACTCCAGGATCCCCTGTCGCACCAACAACTATGAGGTCTACCACTCTCCTGTTCCCACCCGCCGAGCCACCACCACCGAGCGGTGCCGGCAgcctccacctccaccctccAGGTCTGAGTCCTACCCAGCCACTCACTCTGCACCGACTTCCCCTCCGCAGATTGAAGACGCCAGCTTGCCACCCGCTAAGGAAATAAGCTACAGCAGCCTCTCGGCACCCAAAGCCTGCGCCGGCTCCAAGGTTGGGGCATCCACGTCCTCGCCCAAAGTTTCACAGAGGATCCCTCATTATGAAAATGTCTCTGATGTGTCCATGGCCTCAAGAGAGGAGGAACCAACCCAGAGCCACGAGAAAAGAACCACTCTTCCATCTCAAACAAAGGCGAACGGCGGCGAGAGGAAGCTTGTTAAGTCGCTACCAGAAAGCGTCCTTCACCCACCTCCTCAACAGAAGGAGTCATCCTCGTCGACGTCAGAGTCCACATCAGACGAGGAGGAGGATTCAGACAGTCCGATGTGGGTCAATCACCACAGTCTGCCCAACTCCTCCGCCCTCAGCAAAACTCAGAGCAGAACTAACTACTCACGAACCAGAGAGAAGGAGGCGGACATGCCGAGCTCTGAGGTTGCCCAGCCTCCTCCGCCTCCAACCAGGAGGACCGACTCCTCGTCTATCCCCAAAAGGCCCATGGCTGGGGCTGCAGCGGCGAGATCCCAGGCCGACTCCAGCCACCACGCTTTCAAAGACAGACTGGCAGCGCTGGGAAAGCTGAGGAGCTCTGAGGATTTACAGGTCGGACTCAGGCCGGTCGACACCGTTAATGAAGGTACCTATGAAGAAGGAAGAAGCAAGACAGCGGAGAGGCCCATGGAGTTCCATAAAGAGGAGCAGAGACATTCAAAATACACAGACTCTTTGGATGGTAAGCCTAAAAGTAGCGGCGTTGGTTTGAAGTATCAAGCATCGTCTCAGGTTTATGAACAGGCAGCAAAATCTTCTGTGGTCAAACAAGAACTGTGTGTGACCAAACCAGAAGGATCCAAGAGCAAAATAGGTTTGCCATCCCCCAATGCAGACGCTCCACAGGTACTACGCAACAACATCAAGTGTCCCGGATCCCTGAATCTGGGCTATAATGTCAAAGCCGGCGTTGGTCCTCACAGTAGCAGCAGCCCCAACAAAATCCCCCCGAAATCGCCGTCCAAACCCTGCCAGGGTCCGTCCGTCCACAGAGGGGGGAAGCCCTCAGAGACCCCTCGTTACTCATCCAAATCAGAAGAAAGGACCAAGATCAGCGGTAAAGGGAAGAAGAACCCGATGTACGGAGACAGCCTCCCGCCCCCGCCTCCCAGACCGCCGACATCCGAGGGGGAGAAGCAGCTGCAACCGGTGTCCACCCTGCAGTCCGCCATCGAGCAGAAGGTGATGAAGGGCATCGAGGAGAATGTGCTGAAGCTGCAGGagcaggacagaggagggcaggGCGGCGAGGTCAAGCAGAAGGCCTCCAACGGCATCGCGAGCTGGTTCGGCCTGAAGAAGAGCAAACTGCCAGCGCTGAGCCGGAAGACCGACGCCACCAAGGCGAAGGACGAGAAGAAGGAGTGGAAGATCAACATCCCGTCGGTGGGCAGGGACTCGGTGAAGATGGCCAGCAGGTGTAAAGAAGGCGTGGAGGGTCTGAACATCTCAACTCTGATGGAGAAGGCTGAAGGTTTGAGGAGGgcgctggaggaggagagggctTATGTGGAGAGGTCGGGCAGGGGTCACTCCTGTGAGGTGGTGATGGACCAAGCTCAGGGACAACTGGCGGTCATGTACAGGGGAGCACGATCCGACAACTTCATGCAGCAGCTGCTAAACAGGTGAGGAAGGCTGGTCTGTAACTGACTGTGGCTTTGAAGGAGCATGTACTGTTCTCGCAGAGACATAAAACCCCTGCAACGCATAAAATCTTAGATGTTGAGTCAAgtagcatttttatttcacACTGTGTTCCCTCCAACttgcacaaaaaaacatattaggGCTGCATGACTTGGGGAAAATACATTATTGCATTATTGTGAGCAGATTTTGTGATCGCTATTCCCTGTAACAGAAAAAAACGTGATGAAGCATTACCACAAGATTATATCAAAAGTACTGATGCAACAGTTTAAACCCTTAATCAGGCATAATGCAACCTGTCTATGCTAAGTTGCAGCTTTCATGGTTCGCCAATagcattgttttcatttttgatgtgtaatttattaattattaaactGGAATATATGtgcatgtcttgtttttttggttaAGACATCTGTCAAGAGATAAATAAGACCATTTTTatgttgtgaggacatttctcagatcagattagtcaacaaaaataaatcatttttctcGCCAGCATTGCATTTTCTTATTCCATTTCACTTTTTTCCTACAGAATTTCCTTTGTGGTCgataaatttctttttttatcttaaTAGTTTAGACACATAATAAACCAGACAGTTGACTTTGTGTTTAATCCAGCAAAATCCTTCACAAACAACTTCTGAGCTGATAAGAATAAAACTATTCCACTCTATGCTTACACAGTTTTCTCTCTAATAAAAGATGAAACTGAGCAGATCTCATGATAGTTATAAATTACGACTGCAACAGCAAAACAAGCTCATGAACCCATCAGTGACGCAGCCTGTAATAAGTAACAGCCTTCTTCTATTATATCATGAAACTTTCCTATCACATGTATGCTGCTCTTGAATTAAAAGTTCTTTAAAGTCCCACTAAAGAGGCTGTTGTTGCTGGAGGGAGGAAGCTCAGCCGGCGTTACCGCAAAGGTTCCAACAAACTCCCCGACTTAGACATAATAACAGCTGGAGGAGATCAGGTTGTTGAGATCACTGTTACTTAAAGGTCTGATACTTAAAGAAACAGTCTGCAGGTCTGGAAGAGccagaaaacaacagtgaaCGCTGGTTCCTAAAAAATACGTCTTAAAACTTAttaatcagtttgttttgttagtCACTTCTGTCCAAAGAGACTCAGAGTGAACTCAACATCTAGTGAGACTTTACCAGCTACAGTAAAAGGCTGTAGATGAATAGAATGGTACCACACTTGCCTGTACCGTAATCTGAAGCAACAGCCAGCAGCTAGTTAGCCTAGCTCACCACCTCCCTGTTTCACCAACAATCCATCTGAGCAGGAACCGgcttgtttgtttcagtgagGACTAATTAGTGCATGTACTCACTGCTCAGTGGGGAATGACATTATATTCGTGTTTTTAAGATCTGCAGATTGCAGGAGggttttcagcattttctctGTGTAAAGCAGAATTTCACCAAGAATCTTGCTTTGCCTGTACCTAAAGTTGTGTGTCTGATCAATGCAGAGTGGACGGGAAGGACGTGATCAGCGTCCCTCAGCGCCGACTGTCCTTCGACTGCAAGACGTCCAAACCGATGTTCAGTCAGCAGAGCGACGTCATCGGCCACGACGACATGGAGAAGGTACATCCTCAGTTTTTATCTGCGGTTTAGAGGGAGATTTAAGAAATGCAGACAGAATTTCCAGGACTTCAGAACTTTTACGCTTCtttctgcctctttgtggttcttcCATGCAGGGATCAGACAGAATCGGAAAGATCACATCAGATGAAAACCTCGCAGATTCAGTTCACTCTCAGCACTTTGCAGGTAAGAAGAGTCTGCTGGGAGTCTGGGGACATTTTAGAAGCTTCAAACCTGACCTGTGtggatataaataaatgaactatACAAGAAAAGGCtgcttgtatcatttctgacagatgaaatcttcaaaaaaaaattgtgccAGAAATCAAGGCACcacagaatgtgtccatttaatatagatgtacccacaaacaaaatgaccttgcgctgagcacaggcaaatggttgtatttatatagcgcttttatccaaagcgctttgcatgatacatcacattcacccattcacacacacattcacacactgatggcggaagctgccatgcaaggctaaccacgacccaccaggagcagttaggggttcagtgtcttgctcagggacacctcaacgtGAGCTCGACGAACCGAGggtcgaaccggcaaccttccagttacaagacggccactctacccactgatccatgccgcccaAAACAGGCGTGTGTTttacatgtgtacgttatgtatggaatCCGAATCACGCAACCTAAATatcagggatgtgatttttccgcgaattcgcggaattccgctttttttcagggatgggaatttaccgcggatttcc
The window above is part of the Acanthochromis polyacanthus isolate Apoly-LR-REF ecotype Palm Island chromosome 6, KAUST_Apoly_ChrSc, whole genome shotgun sequence genome. Proteins encoded here:
- the nckap5l gene encoding nck-associated protein 5-like gives rise to the protein MRTMSDETEQRMCDEEFGSDEEGEEADVESYLEDNSSELMDRLRELEAENSALMLANESQREAYERCLDEVANHVVQALLNQKDLREECIKLKMLVFDLERQNRALCELFQQKLPNHPTAHYQVQAGPLPEYNAQLHNDSAKQVEPAQTEAQAKGNGYRTQHASPGPRGPATSMEALSPFFKKKAHILEVLRKMEETDPLKFHPSTTSLSFCDYSQVLMSTEAVLATADPLPLQCKSHHTHCHCSCSDADTHQHVNGDGAVKCEGGNTCCLHCKRSPDSPPKPCNHVCSPSKATQSHVVPAAAMSECHSKTRTGESVAPSKQCTKNEAHQQPTGAAGHSSITEAEVMAAGQENSESSLNATASEELTGFCASSVRENQPMSHCDTDSGSGAHNGLSALNDSSAVPEKDDIDQEASSVRAGASVSPSPSCLSDVKAAAINSPSKLLKFLKIPSIGEKSQASTSAVRLSPQLTRNSRIPCRTNNYEVYHSPVPTRRATTTERCRQPPPPPSRSESYPATHSAPTSPPQIEDASLPPAKEISYSSLSAPKACAGSKVGASTSSPKVSQRIPHYENVSDVSMASREEEPTQSHEKRTTLPSQTKANGGERKLVKSLPESVLHPPPQQKESSSSTSESTSDEEEDSDSPMWVNHHSLPNSSALSKTQSRTNYSRTREKEADMPSSEVAQPPPPPTRRTDSSSIPKRPMAGAAAARSQADSSHHAFKDRLAALGKLRSSEDLQVGLRPVDTVNEGTYEEGRSKTAERPMEFHKEEQRHSKYTDSLDGKPKSSGVGLKYQASSQVYEQAAKSSVVKQELCVTKPEGSKSKIGLPSPNADAPQVLRNNIKCPGSLNLGYNVKAGVGPHSSSSPNKIPPKSPSKPCQGPSVHRGGKPSETPRYSSKSEERTKISGKGKKNPMYGDSLPPPPPRPPTSEGEKQLQPVSTLQSAIEQKVMKGIEENVLKLQEQDRGGQGGEVKQKASNGIASWFGLKKSKLPALSRKTDATKAKDEKKEWKINIPSVGRDSVKMASRCKEGVEGLNISTLMEKAEGLRRALEEERAYVERSGRGHSCEVVMDQAQGQLAVMYRGARSDNFMQQLLNRVDGKDVISVPQRRLSFDCKTSKPMFSQQSDVIGHDDMEKGSDRIGKITSDENLADSVHSQHFAGSGASTYTLDSGIGTFPLPDCSSGAAGRGLSKTRAGAEHHSAGSPGRAGRRARTLDREPTSQNECYVPHKQLIPTIQYGSVLEGRSSTGVIREDKEAHGANMFSPRSKTWTFPNLKTPAGPAEVYLAVEEEEEEAVSFGSPFRGGMKAGAPSSSRVVDPGSLPVPAQSGMSRRGKTRTPSVPEMSREAGLELLRERPEEALSPSRPQVLETPESLSDSLYDSLSSCGSQG